A stretch of DNA from Glycine max cultivar Williams 82 chromosome 18, Glycine_max_v4.0, whole genome shotgun sequence:
aaatatttaaattatctttttaattacttcaactgttaatttaataaacttgaCTAATTGGGAATACAACTCGTCATTTGGGTTTGATATCCATACTTTCGAAACCACTATTATGATTGCGTAAGGTACACTTGAGGTATAACAAACATATTGGACATACAAGGATGGCAACATGTAGCATATGCATTTATGGTTTTGggaataaaagaagaaatctgAAATGAAAACACTGTTTGTataaaggaatttaaaattcgaagattttaaattctaagaatttcaaatacctcaattgaaattcttttattttcaaaattttgtgtttgtataaaaaaaattaaaattgagggtgaaagaaaatgagtCACGAGTTCGAGAATGCAATTTCGGACTTTTAggtgaaaaagatgatgaaggTTATAAAGGAAATACATAAACTTTTTGGAAAGTTCTAatgtaagaagagaatttcaatttctcaccttttacaAGGAAGTTAAAATTCCACATTTTTAGtggtttaaaattatgttttaaaattccaaaaatttaaattcttcaaaaaaaaaaaaacatccaaacaatgaattttatattaaagaaatttaaattttctgataaattactttccttagTTAAAATTCTATATTAAGGATATATTGATAGAGaaaacatgaaagaaaaaaggattCGAGGCCAGCCTCCAAACAAGGCATGAAAGAAAGCAAACTTAGCTTTTTTCGTATCATGTGTGCCTTACAATTGCTTTGTTTATACTAATTCCTTGCtaaaagaatttttcattttgtgtcaAGGAATATTTTAGGAAATCATTGGCTAACAATTTATGATTACGCTTGTCTCCCTAAGGCCAACCAGCCATCATCTAGCAATTCTTCATTCCAGGTCAACTTCCTTTCTCGCTTTTCTTTCTCATGCGTGGTCTCTGAGGTAAGAGGCCCTCTTTACTTTCTTGCTATCTGTACCCTTGGTTTCTGTGTTTGTACCTCTGTTTTGTGTTCTCTATTAACTGGCCCAACTTTTGTATCATTCGTAGGCCCTTGTAAAATTACCTTTTCCTCAAGGTGATAATCCTCACATAATTGATCTCAATTCTCCCACGAGGCGTCATCCGGGGATAGCCCTTCCCATTGCACCAACACTTCCCAAGGCCCTTGTTCTAAAGCTCCCCGATAATCTAATATGGCTAGCTAAGGGAGTAATGACTGGTTGGTGTTGAACAAATTGTTTTGGAAAGTGAACTTCTTGAATATGTTCTGGGGAGCCTTTGAATGCTTTCAACTGGGAGCGGTGAAAAACAGGATGTATGCGGACTTCTTCCGGCAATTTCAAGCGGTATGCCACGGGTCCTATGCGTTCCAGAACTTGAAATGGTCTGCAGAATCTCTTAGCCAACTTGCCCATGATTTCTTGTGGTCCCTTAGCGGAGACTTTTCGGTGGGGCCTTAATTTAAGCATAACCCAATCTCCTGGTTGGTGGATCACCTCTCTTCGTTTAGCATCTGCAGTTATCTTCATACGGTCTTGTGCTTTGAGAAGCTTCTTGCGAATGGCCTAAAATGTTTCTTCTCTGTTGGTCAACATTTCGTCAACTGCATCCAGAGCTGAAGAACCCGCGATATATTCAGGAAAATTAAAGGATTTGCGCCCGAATGTGATCTCATATGGAGTGATGCCTTTTGCCGCATTCCATGAAGTGTTATGAGACCACTCTACCCAGAGAAGAAACTTGCCCCATTCCCTTGGCCGGTGATGAACAAATGTGCGCAAACATTGCTCTATGACCCTGTTTAGCACCTCCGTTTGACCATCACTTTGTGGGTGATTAGCGGAGCTCATCCTTAGCCGTGTGCCACTCCGACGAAACAACTCCTGCCAGAATTTGCTAATGAACAAGGGGTCGCAGTCGAAGACCAGGCTGCGAGGGAGGCTGTGAATCTTGTCCATGATTTCCATGAACAACGAGGCTACCGCATGGGCTGTGTGTGTCGCTAAAAGCATGCCAAGATGAACGCCTTTTGAAAATCGATCAACCACTACCAGTATTAACTGTGTTGCTGTGATATGGTGGGAGCCCGATGATGAAGTCCAGGGATAAGTCTTCCCAAGGTTGATGGGGAACTGGCAGAGGGCATAGTAATCCTGTTGCTCTTGTTGTCTCGTACTTAGCATGCTAACAATCAATACATTGCGAGACAAACTTCGTGACATCTTCTCAAAGTCCTGACGATTCAAAGTTTTCCGTCAAGCGAGCTATCATTTTCGCAATCCCCATGTGGCCTCCCGTGGGTGTTGTATGATACTCCACTAGTAATGTGGGAATCAGGGGCAGGTCCTTTGGTAGCCAAATTCGTCCCTTCCTGAGGATCAAGTTATGAACAAGAGTGAATCCAGAGTGCTTGTCGGGGTCCATTGTGATTGCTTGTCGGAGATGTCGATACTCAGGATGATCCTCCAATTGGTGGCGCGGTTCTTCAAAGAAAAGAGGGCAAGGGACAGAAAGGCTCATGTAGAATGAATTGGAACCACGTGAGCGCCCTGCCTTCCATGTAGAACGAAGCTATGGTAAGTCTTTCATTCTTTGGTGTGCCATGGTATTCGAAGAATTGGTTGATTTTGAAAATCCAACCAAGTGGTTCGGTGCCATCAAAATGAGGCACATCTAATTTCATTCGGTGATTGTTTGCAGGTACCGATGGTGATGGTGGAGGTGTTGGAGAAGAAGATGACGAGAGGATGGGAGTGACACGATTAAGGAGTTCATCAATTTTCTGAGTGAGTGAGTGCATGGATTCGCCTAGGGATAGTTGATGATTGGTGAGTCTGAGTAAAACTTCATCAAGCTTATCGAAGGTACCCATGGTGTGGACCGGATGGAACGATAGCACCAAAATTGATAGAGAAAACTTGAAAGAAAACTGGATTCGAGGCCAGCACCTCCAGACAAGgcaagaaagaaaggaaacttAGCTTTTTTCATATCATGTGTGCCTTACAATTGCTTTATTTATACTAATTCCTTGCTAACAGAATTTGTCATTTTGTGCCAAGGAATATTTTAGGAAATCAATGGCTAACAATTTATGGTTACGCTTGTCACCCTAAGGCCAACCAGCCATCATCTACAAAGGCAGACAATTTTTTACAACGGAAAATTCAAGATTCCctcaaattatttcttttgtagCCCGTGAAATGGTGGATGAGTGGATTTGAGCCATCAAAGGGCAAGattcatcaaattaattttttaagcgatatatatatatatatatatatatatatatatatatatatataatttagataTCTTCTCGATCTTCCTATAATGGAAAACATGAATAAACTATAGGAAATTGTAATTCTACCTTAATTAGTGATTTTGAATGAGATTTGATTAAGtagttatgttaaatatttggaaaactctttttattgtacataataattatattgggTTCAAAGAGATTATTTTTAATGGGAAATATCTTTTCTTTGATGAATTAAGGCATTgttcttcacttctcccttaaaaaaattgaagaaaaaaaaaagaaaagtgcatCCCCTTTGGCGTCCCCTGCAGGAGACAATCATAGAAGAAAGTCGAgccacctctctctctctctctggcggcaatatataacaattaaaaggaaaatataagcCATTAGTATTATTCAGTAACAACAAGAATTATTGAACCAGTCAACGCTTACTTtcgaatataatatatattgtgtGTATTGTGTTGCATATTTTATAACACATCTTCAATTATTTACATATAATATCATTCCTGTCTAAAGTCTTCTATAGCAcatgatgattaaaaaaatgtccGAGACTCACCCTATAACAATACTCATAATTTCCGTTGAcatttcacatactcaactcaTAGATTCAAGGAGAGGAGATGTATGGTGAAATTGAAAGGTTCATCAAAGTATGGATTTCAGCCATCTTAGGtttatgttattgttattaCATGGCTGCAAGAATACCAAAGGGCTTCTTGAGACTTCTCTCCCTTCTCCCTATTCTCTACCTCTTCATCATCCTTCCCTTGAACATCTCTTCACCTAACTTAGTTGGATACACTTCCTTCTTCCTTGTTCAACTTGGCATTTTCAAGCTCCTACTTTTTTCCTTCAACAAAGGCCCTCTTGCCCTATCACCCCCAAACATTGTCCATTTCATCTCCATAGCTTCCCTCCCCATCACCCCAAAACAACATCCACCAACCAATAAAAATAACACCACCAACACCCAAAAGCCAAAATGGCTATTGCCCTTAAAATTGCTTATTTTTGCAATGATCGCACGTGTTTATGAGTACAATGAATACTTCCACCCTCATTTCATATTAGTCCTTTATTGTCTTCACTTGTACCTTGGCTTAGAGCTTGTTTTTGCTCTTATTGCAACCCCGGTTCAAACCCTTTTTGGCTTAAAGATAGAACCACACTTCAACAAACCCTACCTTTCGTCCCCACTTCAAGATTTTTGGGGTCATAGATGCAACCTTATGGTTAGACATGGCAAGAAAACCCATACCGGTGGGTACCCGCCCGAATCCTTCCCGACTTTGACAGGTAATACCCGAGTTGACCGGGTATGGGTTCGGGTTCGGGTTCGGGTTTTTCCCGATAATTAAAAGCTGGATACGGGTACGGGTATGGGATTACTAGATCCGTCCCGACCTCGAACCCGAACCCGCCTGCCACTTGAAATCTTTAAAacttttgcataatttaatcaaaagacagaatttttattactagttaattttattttaaattttttacataatttaatattatttttttaaagatttttgtaGACACGTGCGCTATGATAAATTTATAGATATATAAgtggttaaaaataaatgtttaacaatcaatttattttttctaaaatcaaatttttaatatttttttacaaaaaaattatttttctaatttgaattgGGTATGGGATGGAATCAGGGATACCCGATACTCGACGGGTACTCGATGGGTACGGGGATGGGATAATAAACTTTAACCCGTCGGGTGTCGGGTACGGGTATGGGGATATGTTGGGGAGTCGGGATAAGGGATTGTGGAGACAATACCCGTACTCCCCCCGCCCCATTGCCATGTCTACTTATGGTTTCTTGTCTTCTACGCTCTACAGTATACAACCACGTAAGCTGTATGATTACGGGTTTAGTGGGTCCCTCATGTGCCACGTCAGCTGCCATGTTGGCCACGTTCCTTGTGTCTGGGCTTGTGCTTGAGTTAATCTATTATCATGTTACACGTGTACCTCCCACGTGGGAAGTTACGTGTTTTTTTGTGCTTCACAGTGTGTGCACGGTGGCGGAGGTGGCTGTTAAGAAGGTGGTTCTCCGTCGTGGATGGCGGCTGCACCGTGCCGTGTCAGGGCCACTCGTGGTGGCATTCTTGGCTATCTCGGCGAATTGGCTGTTTTTTCATCAATTGTTGAGGAATGAAATGGATAGGAAGTCCAGTGAAGAGTATGTAATTTTGGTGGATTTTGTTAAGTCTAAGATATAACATTGAGAATGTTTAACTCTTGAGAGTAAACGTTAAAGGATGAGAGAGACttataattgtaatatttacCTTAAAGGGtaaaacatttcattttttttaagaattatttaattGTGAATAAGGCATATATGTTGAATATGTTGAAAAATGATGAGTGTGACTCAACAGCTAACATCTGAAAATGTGCAAGtctaaaaacattaaagtattttatgtttttattggaTTTACGTgggtgtataaaaaaatatatgggtGTATGAGTTTAGGTTTGAAggcaaaaaaatctttatttaaatatttgaaaaaaaaagaaacttaattgCACATAGTGTTTCAAATGAAAGATACACATAcgtggtttaaaaaaaaataccatctCTATCTTGGATTAATCCATTGTTCTTTCTtacaaaattggaaaaataaaataaaggaaaagtGTGTCCCCCCTTGCAGCAATAAGAATTAATCTAAGGAAAATATCATCCATTAGgagatttataattaaagtgTGTCCCCCCTTGTAGCAATAACAACTAGTTAGTAATAAATGATTGAACGACTGTTACAGCTGGCTAAGTTTCCTTCTAGATTAGTCAAAGGCAAGATCGAGAGGCACAGAAGCGTGGCAATTAATTTGGGTAGCTATAATCTGCTGCCTGTAGAACTTCagaaataaaattgtctttagaAGTGGTAATTTGTCGTTTGAAGACTTGCTTGGAATCTGTAAGATTTAGAACATGATCTTGGTTGCACGCCAGAATATTTAAAGGCTTCAGTTATTCCTTCTTTGACTGGTTAAATAGCCCAATGATGACTATaatggtttttttattattaaaatggattaaaaattaaaattatcataatggATTTATCAAGAAAGTATTTATCAAAATAGATGATTTTTGTCACATAGGATTATAGAAAAAAGTGACATCTTatgttttttgtgtattttataGCATGAGGCACCATTCTCGTATACTCCATTTTTGCCAAGgctaaattcatatttaatgatTAGATCTTATGAGACAGTTTTACTCAATTTAATGATGATCAAGCtaatataaaatacttataaaattaaactcttgtctttacaacaatttaaaatagtataaatgtataattaaatatgaaaaaaagagaTATGTAAGCTTAGTAACGAAGAATAAAGTAATAAGAGTATGTATTTGTATTTCTTTTGAtaatgaagaatatttttttgagaCAAAATAAGAcgtataaatttcaatttttttatatataattttttggttgAGTGTCTTTCAGTAAACGACATCATGTTTTAAGATTTTAGTGTCAGCCTCAACTTTTTGGCATCTAGAGTTGAATGGGGACATTCTTTAGTTGTTATCGCCAAATTAGGAGCATATCATAACTAAGATCCTTATGCTCTCTTAAACCCTAAAACAAGGTAGGAAATAATTAAAGTAGGCTTaagggtttttttaaaaaagaaacatcattATCATTTTTGGCTCAAAtaggtgcaagggataaattatcatcaaaggttggctttttggctaagtggctgaaaataagaagaaacatGACCTTGATCATTTCCACCTCATGTAATTAATCAAACAGTCTAAGAATGATGCAAAAGCGGGAAATTAAAAACAGACGTTCTCTCACAAGTAAGTTTCACACAACTCACCGGAACAAAACAAAGTTGTTGGCTTACCGCACATGATTTCTTCCCGACGGACTAACCTTTTCCTCTCTTTGTTGTGATTCATACTCCACTACTTGAACTaacattttccttcatggaaccagcatttttcacaaaaattggTATGCAACATTTCAAGTGTCGAAGTCCTTCAGAAAAAGCTCAAAAAGTGACTTCATAATtatcatgcaatttttattcaatgacataaaatgactaaatttaaactactagaattaaattgttgaaattaaagtaagataaagaaaaacaaaaactaaagacAAGAAAcataaagaaacaagaaaagaagaaatcctAATAAGAAGATTTGGGTCTCAATCTTGTGAGGGCCCTAGATCCCAATCATTTGCTAGATATGCAATATGGTCTCATCCTTAGTTCCGACTTTAGTGATATCTCTGACCTCAGAGGGCTCACCCCCCCCCATATCAGTAGAGGGTTGGACTCCTGGTGGGCCATGATTGAATCCTGTTGCTCCTTGATTGAATCAAGACGGACCTCCTTGGTTGTAACCTTGGAATCCGTGGCGATTTGGTATGCCCATGTAGTTTACTTCTCTGGAAGGGTCTTCTTGAATTGTACATTGTCCAGGCTCGCGTATTCCTCCACATGTATGGCACCCCCCTACCTACATCACAGAAGAGTTAGAAGGACTTACCGCTTGTAGTTGCTGTGGTAGCTTGCTGAGAGTCTCGGTCAGGGCTTCTATTTGTCTAGATAGCAGCTTATTTTGTGCCAAGGTTGCATCTTGCGTTGTGAGTTCCAGAAGGCTTCTCTTGGTTGGTGCATATGTGCAATCACGAACAATGGCGTGATCACTTGCCACCATATTTTCTATTAACTCCATCGCCTCCTCCGGTGTTTTTAGCTTGATCTTACCTCCTACGGATGCATCTAGTAGCTGCTTTGATTGAGGTCTCAGACCATCTATGAAAATGTTGAGTTGGACCGGCTCACTGTATCCATGTGTAGGTGTTTTCCTTAGCAGTCCACGGAAGTGGTCGAGTGCCTCGCTGAGGGATTCATCGGGAAATTGATGGAAGGAAGAGATTTCCATCTTCCCCTTAACAGTCTTTGATTcagggaagtatttctttaagaATTTCTCTACAACTTATTCCCATGTCCGCAAGCTGTTACCTTTGAAGGAGTGTAGCCACCTTTTTGTTTCCCCTGctagtgaaaaagagaaaagattgAGGCGTGTTGCATTTTCAGGAACCCCGGCTATCTTCACCGAGTTACAAATGTCGAAGTATGTGGCTAGATGTGCATATGGATCTTCACTTGGTAGGCCGTGAAATAGATTCCCTTGAATCAGTTGCATGAGAGAGTGAGGATAAGAGATGTTGGCCGCTTGAACCTTCGGCCTTGCAATGCTTGTAAAAAATTATGGAGTAGTTGCACTAGAGTAATCCTTTAATGTGACTCGGCGTGCATGTTCGTCCTCCATATGGACGTGGATTTATGGAGAAGGAGGATGTGAGGTGTGACTGCTTCCTTATGCTTCTTGTTCCCTTTTTCTTCTTGTAGCATTGTTGCGTTTGCAAGTGGCTTCAATTTCCAAGTTGATAGGAACTATTTCTCCAGTTGCAGTTCTACATCGCATGCACAAAAACAAGCACTACCCGTGCAAATTATGGAAGaaataatggaagaaaaaaattgaaaaaataaagaaaaaggaaaagtgcgaaataaagaatagaagaaTTTCTTACAAATTGAAAAGGTATGGCAACCAAGTATGAAGAAAAAATCCCCGACAACGGctccaaaaacttgttaactcgttgacaagtgtaccaaattgtcacaagtagtaaagtactcggaagtccgagtgtcgaatccacagggatTTTGTGTTGTACTTATCTTGGatacttttcaatttataaaggaataaaagaaagagTAGAAGATAGAAGGCAataatagtaaattataaataaaaaccaaaagaattaaagagagaattcaatGGAATGCGAATGTTAGGACCTAACATGCCTTGtttgcctaggatgtatgagtttatgatttttctttatcaatttaggtgattttattctacccacatctgttcatttacttgcccctgattcctcacgatgacaaacctattttattcatctatctcccaaattcctttgcaaagacttaacaaataaaatgcatgaagtatgaattctagatgtttgcaagaatacatgggcataaaattatcattctattcctagcaatgaCTTTCTCatgaaatcctttctttttgttctattagaagttaccctcttccgagtgtctaacccctaaaactaatgcatgcatattttttttaaatcttatttagaagttaccctctcccgagtgtctaacccctaaaagaatataaagatgaataatgtaagataaaagcagaaaagataatagaatagaaaaacctagaaaaTAATCttgttgcattgataaatatgaagtacatcatacatatctttggctttttaggcttgccaggccctaactagggggtttagccactcatggccattaaGGGCTTTACAATGgaaggggtgaaagaaagatgataaaaagagagaagagagtaaGAATTCTCAGGCTTTAAGTAGTAGTGAGAGTGCTCTGAGACTTGGTGGGTTTTCTCCTTGGCCTGACTATCCATTTATAGCTAATGAAGTGGACTTGGGCTTGATTCAAAAAATCTTCCTTATCTATCTTTTTGATATCTTTTGGATCTTATAAATCTTATCTTTCCTACATCTGCAAGTcatagataagaaaaatatcaattcatatcttttaagcaaaaaataactgctaaataaatatctttaaagatatttttaaattagctcatatttagcagttatcaatatCTTTTGGATCTTGTAATCTTatcttttcatatctgcaatgatgtaagctccattggagcttgtaggcctaggatcttcttcatcaatggattcctttgcttcttggaagatgaatgacagcggaatggagaaggaagagagagaggagatgccacttcaaggagaagatgagtctagaagaagctcaccaccatagcaagccatggataagagcttggaggaagaaggagatgaatgaagggagaggaaaagaagagcatgaatttttgtgctctaaaagagctctgaaatctgaagtttaattttcaaatgatcaaagttgtaaaaatgcacacacatagcctctatttatagcctaagtgtcacacaaaattggagggaaatttgaatttctattcaaatttcacttgaatttgaaattgaatttgtggagccaaattttgaagccaaaatttcactaattatgattagtgaatttcagatatagttcatcccactaatccaagatcaagtccaagattctccactaagtgtgcttaggtgtcatgaggcatgtaaagcatgaaggacatgcacaaagtgtgactatatgatgtagcaatggggtgtagcaagcaaatgctcacctccccctgtaaaatttaattggattgggcttctaccaatttaattaaatttatttctcaacacacacatcaaatattcacttaatgcatgtaaaattacaaaactacccctaatacaaaaactagtctaggtgccctaaaatacaagggctggaaaatcctacatttctagggtatcctacctacattatggagccctaaatacaaggcccaaaattaatgaaaccttaatctaatatgtacaaagataagtgggctcatacttagcccatgggcccgaaatctaccctaaggctcatgagaaccctagggccgtctcttgcatctttggcccaatcttcttggagtcttctatccaatgcccttggggtgTAAGATTGCATCAtgcaagccataaataataaaagtatcaattcttatcatttaaaccaaa
This window harbors:
- the LOC100804669 gene encoding probable long-chain-alcohol O-fatty-acyltransferase 1, with the protein product MYGEIERFIKVWISAILGLCYCYYMAARIPKGFLRLLSLLPILYLFIILPLNISSPNLVGYTSFFLVQLGIFKLLLFSFNKGPLALSPPNIVHFISIASLPITPKQHPPTNKNNTTNTQKPKWLLPLKLLIFAMIARVYEYNEYFHPHFILVLYCLHLYLGLELVFALIATPVQTLFGLKIEPHFNKPYLSSPLQDFWGHRCNLMVTCLLRSTVYNHVSCMITGLVGPSCATSAAMLATFLVSGLVLELIYYHVTRVPPTWEVTCFFVLHSVCTVAEVAVKKVVLRRGWRLHRAVSGPLVVAFLAISANWLFFHQLLRNEMDRKSSEEYVILVDFVKSKI